In Patescibacteria group bacterium, the following are encoded in one genomic region:
- a CDS encoding DUF5654 family protein — MVKMALSKIKEHSIKLRDEALKKVSGYIAAAFGLIVGLAWNDAIKSLIDYIFPQRDNVWAKFIYAGILTLIMVISAVFLVRLFKKDKQVK, encoded by the coding sequence ATGGTAAAAATGGCTTTAAGCAAAATTAAAGAGCATAGTATAAAATTAAGAGATGAAGCATTAAAAAAAGTTAGCGGTTATATAGCCGCTGCTTTTGGTTTGATTGTTGGACTTGCTTGGAATGATGCGATTAAATCTTTAATTGATTATATTTTTCCGCAAAGAGATAATGTTTGGGCAAAATTTATTTATGCTGGAATATTGACTTTGATTATGGTAATAAGTGCAGTATTTTTAGTTAGATTGTTTAAGAAAGACAAGCAAGTTAAATAG
- a CDS encoding class I SAM-dependent rRNA methyltransferase codes for MLDKKIVLKRGREKAILNRHHWIFSGAIKSAPEFEDGDILPVFSFDNKFLGQAYFNRKTSIAGRMLSFAPPSSCLRCGYGRQACGTSEDKCDVLKVIEENVKNAIELRKIFFDLKNTNSYRLINSEGDFLPGLIVDKYNDVLVIQIGTLGMEKLKANIIKILVAELDPVGIYEKSDSPSRLEEGLESFEGKIFGTVPDEIEILENGNKFLIEVKKGQKTGFYFDQREMRKLVGNLVKNKKVLNCFSYTGGFSVYAMKSKALKVDSIDISKDSVSLLEKNFKLNNLDIKNNNFFVGDVFEYLRNEKLDYDFIILDPPAFCKTKNEIVDACRGYKEINRLAIEKIKPKSLILTCSCSYFVDEKLFQQVIFQAAVDANRKVRIIQKHHLALDHPINIFHPEGNYLKSLLLYIE; via the coding sequence ATGTTAGATAAAAAAATTGTTTTAAAAAGAGGACGAGAAAAGGCGATTTTGAATCGGCATCATTGGATTTTTTCTGGAGCAATCAAAAGCGCGCCTGAATTTGAAGATGGCGATATTTTGCCGGTTTTTAGTTTTGATAATAAATTTTTGGGTCAAGCATATTTTAATCGCAAAACATCAATCGCTGGAAGAATGTTAAGTTTTGCTCCTCCTTCGTCCTGCCTTCGCTGCGGCTACGGCAGACAGGCCTGCGGGACTTCGGAGGACAAGTGTGACGTTTTAAAGGTTATAGAAGAGAATGTGAAAAATGCGATTGAGTTAAGAAAAATTTTTTTTGATTTAAAAAATACTAATTCTTATCGTTTGATAAATTCGGAAGGTGATTTCTTGCCAGGACTGATAGTTGATAAATATAATGATGTATTGGTAATACAAATTGGGACTTTGGGAATGGAAAAGTTGAAAGCTAACATTATCAAAATTTTAGTCGCTGAATTAGATCCAGTTGGAATTTATGAAAAGTCTGACTCGCCTTCTAGATTGGAAGAAGGTTTGGAAAGTTTTGAAGGAAAAATATTTGGCACTGTCCCTGATGAAATTGAAATCCTAGAAAATGGAAATAAATTTTTGATTGAAGTAAAAAAAGGTCAAAAAACTGGATTCTATTTTGATCAGCGTGAAATGCGAAAATTAGTAGGAAATTTAGTTAAAAATAAAAAAGTTTTGAATTGTTTTTCTTATACTGGAGGATTTTCTGTTTATGCAATGAAAAGCAAAGCTTTAAAGGTCGATTCAATTGATATTTCGAAAGATTCTGTTTCATTGTTGGAGAAAAATTTTAAATTAAATAATTTAGATATAAAAAATAATAATTTTTTTGTTGGCGATGTTTTTGAATATTTGAGAAATGAAAAATTGGATTATGATTTTATTATTCTTGATCCTCCAGCTTTTTGTAAAACAAAAAATGAAATAGTCGATGCCTGCAGAGGTTATAAAGAAATAAATAGGCTAGCGATAGAAAAAATAAAACCAAAAAGTTTGATATTAACATGTTCATGTTCATATTTTGTTGATGAAAAATTATTTCAGCAAGTTATTTTTCAGGCGGCAGTTGACGCAAATCGAAAAGTTAGAATTATTCAGAAGCATCATTTGGCTCTTGATCATCCAATTAATATTTTTCATCCAGAAGGAAATTATTTGAAGAGTTTGTTATTATATATTGAATAG
- a CDS encoding L28 family ribosomal protein — MAKRCDICKRGPKKSVSRSHSNIANKRRQYLNLQKMDYKGEELKVCTKCMKTLYRTK, encoded by the coding sequence ATGGCAAAACGTTGCGATATCTGCAAACGCGGACCAAAAAAATCAGTTTCACGTTCTCATTCTAACATTGCCAACAAAAGAAGGCAATATTTAAATTTGCAAAAAATGGACTATAAAGGCGAAGAACTAAAGGTCTGCACAAAATGTATGAAAACATTATACAGAACCAAATAG
- a CDS encoding site-2 protease family protein translates to MIISLLLTNPLMFFAWAISMIIAITVHEFSHALAGTLLGDQTAKMQGRLTLNPLSHMDIWGTLLMLFVGFGWGKPVPFNPYNLKNQRIGPVIVAMAGPFSNLVMVVIFVLLLKFVYPLTGLGEGNALFDFLYTLILINTLLLSFNIIPIPPLDGSRVLFALLPSSAENIKMFLDKYGFFILIGLLLVGGSLFSRYFYWVIGIVDKFLA, encoded by the coding sequence ATGATAATCTCATTACTTTTGACTAACCCATTGATGTTTTTTGCGTGGGCAATTTCGATGATTATCGCGATTACTGTTCATGAATTTTCACATGCTTTAGCTGGAACATTGTTAGGCGATCAAACAGCAAAGATGCAAGGAAGATTAACTTTGAATCCTTTATCTCATATGGATATTTGGGGAACATTATTAATGCTTTTTGTTGGATTTGGTTGGGGAAAGCCAGTACCATTCAATCCATATAATCTAAAAAATCAAAGAATCGGACCGGTGATTGTCGCTATGGCAGGACCTTTTTCCAATTTAGTGATGGTTGTAATTTTTGTTTTGCTATTAAAATTTGTTTATCCTTTAACTGGATTGGGAGAGGGAAATGCTTTATTTGATTTCTTATACACTTTGATTTTGATTAATACATTGTTATTATCTTTCAATATAATTCCAATTCCGCCTTTGGATGGATCAAGAGTGTTATTTGCTTTGCTTCCGTCATCAGCAGAGAATATAAAAATGTTTTTGGATAAATATGGTTTCTTTATTCTGATTGGATTGTTATTAGTTGGAGGTAGTTTATTTTCAAGATATTTCTATTGGGTGATCGGGATTGTTGATAAGTTTTTGGCATAG
- the rpsL gene encoding 30S ribosomal protein S12, with protein MPTINQLVKRNRKSGKRKSKAPALQRDFNKIKKRYVMLEEGNPFKRGVCTKVTTTTPKKPNSALRKIARVRLTNGMEVTAYIPGEGHNLQEHSIVIVRGGRVKDLPGVKYHIVRGILDTAGVEGRMQQRSKYGAKKSAGGKKKEAAK; from the coding sequence ATGCCAACTATCAATCAATTAGTTAAACGAAATAGAAAATCTGGAAAAAGAAAATCTAAAGCACCTGCATTGCAGAGGGATTTTAATAAAATCAAAAAACGATATGTTATGCTTGAAGAAGGAAATCCTTTCAAAAGAGGTGTTTGTACAAAAGTTACAACTACTACTCCAAAAAAACCAAACTCTGCTTTGAGAAAAATCGCTAGAGTTAGATTAACAAATGGTATGGAAGTTACTGCATATATTCCTGGAGAAGGACATAATTTGCAAGAGCACTCAATTGTTATAGTTCGTGGTGGAAGAGTAAAAGATTTACCAGGTGTTAAATATCATATTGTTCGAGGAATTTTAGATACTGCTGGTGTTGAAGGCAGAATGCAACAAAGAAGTAAATACGGTGCAAAGAAAAGTGCTGGAGGCAAGAAAAAAGAAGCAGCTAAATAA
- the rpsG gene encoding 30S ribosomal protein S7 — protein MARRKRQYKRELKPDPKYGNLVVSKFINSIMERGKKGAARKTIYNTLGFISTKLKKDPIEIFDLALKNVAPDLEIKGRRIGGANYQIPYEVRGDRKQTLAFRWIIEAAKAKKGQPMSIRLATEIIDASKNQGSAVRKKEDSHRMARANKAFAHFAR, from the coding sequence ATGGCAAGACGCAAAAGACAATATAAAAGAGAATTAAAGCCAGATCCAAAATATGGTAATTTGGTTGTCTCGAAATTTATAAATAGCATAATGGAAAGAGGCAAAAAAGGTGCAGCTAGAAAAACAATTTATAATACATTAGGTTTTATTTCTACTAAATTAAAAAAAGATCCTATTGAAATTTTTGATTTAGCTTTGAAAAATGTAGCTCCAGATTTGGAAATCAAAGGTAGAAGAATTGGTGGCGCTAACTATCAGATTCCTTATGAAGTAAGAGGTGATAGAAAACAAACTTTAGCTTTTAGATGGATTATTGAAGCTGCTAAAGCTAAAAAAGGTCAGCCAATGTCTATTAGATTAGCAACTGAAATAATTGATGCTTCAAAAAATCAAGGATCTGCTGTTAGAAAGAAAGAAGATTCTCATAGAATGGCAAGAGCAAACAAAGCTTTTGCACATTTTGCAAGATAA
- the fusA gene encoding elongation factor G, with protein sequence MPREYSLEKTRNIGIIAHIDAGKTTITERILFFTGISHKIGEVHEGAAIMDWMEQEQERGITITSAATTCFWSPIWKKEQDKHRINIIDTPGHVDFTVEVERSLRVLDGAVVVFDGKMGVEPQSETVWHQADKYHVPRICFLNKINLVGGDFYRSLDSIHSRLSKNAHPVMLPIGSGEDIKGAVDLIMMKAYFNVEGKEEGMELSEPSEIPADMKEKCEKYRAELIEKIVEADDKLMEKYLEGAELTEEEIRAALRKATLTGKFFPVLGGDGRKAIIKKVLDYVIDCLPSPLDVPAIVAFDPEDETKKIERKVSDTEPFTALAFKVATDPFVGKLVYFRVYAGTLTAGSYILNSSTDNKERVGRIVRMHANKREEVEEVYAGDIAAIVGLKGTTTGDTLCDMEHPVMLEKITFPEPVISIAIEPKTKADQEKMSMALRALSEEDPTFKVHTDEETMQTIISGMGELHLDVLVDRMKREFKVEANIGNPQVAYKETILGTAEAEGKYIRQSGGHGQYGHVWLRLEPNERNKGFEFINEIKGGVIPQEFIPAVGKGCKEALTEGVIASYPVIDIKATLYDGSFHDVDSSEAAFKIAASMAMKEGERRAKPILLEPIMKIEAMMPAEFMGDIVGDLNSKRAQIQNMEDRDNLKIISAMVPLASMFGYVTTIRSITSGRGNFVMEFDHYEQVPKNVELQIVEGRVGKK encoded by the coding sequence ATGCCTAGAGAGTATTCATTAGAGAAAACAAGGAATATCGGAATTATTGCTCACATTGATGCTGGTAAAACAACTATTACTGAGCGTATTTTATTTTTTACTGGAATTTCACACAAAATTGGTGAAGTACATGAAGGTGCTGCAATCATGGATTGGATGGAACAAGAACAAGAAAGAGGAATTACAATTACTTCAGCAGCAACAACTTGTTTTTGGTCTCCAATTTGGAAAAAAGAACAAGATAAACATCGCATCAATATCATTGATACTCCTGGACACGTTGATTTTACTGTAGAAGTTGAAAGATCGTTGCGTGTTTTGGATGGAGCTGTTGTTGTTTTTGACGGCAAGATGGGTGTTGAGCCTCAATCAGAAACTGTTTGGCATCAAGCTGATAAATACCATGTTCCTAGAATTTGTTTTTTGAATAAGATCAATTTAGTTGGTGGCGATTTTTATAGAAGTTTAGATTCAATTCATAGCAGACTATCAAAAAATGCTCATCCAGTGATGTTGCCAATTGGTTCTGGTGAAGATATAAAAGGTGCTGTCGATCTTATAATGATGAAAGCATATTTTAATGTTGAAGGAAAAGAAGAAGGCATGGAATTATCTGAACCTTCAGAAATTCCTGCTGACATGAAAGAAAAATGCGAAAAATATCGTGCAGAATTAATTGAAAAAATTGTTGAAGCAGATGACAAGTTAATGGAAAAATATTTAGAAGGAGCTGAATTGACTGAAGAAGAAATAAGAGCAGCTTTAAGAAAAGCGACTTTAACTGGTAAGTTTTTTCCAGTTTTGGGTGGTGATGGTAGAAAAGCAATTATTAAAAAAGTATTGGATTATGTTATTGATTGTTTGCCAAGTCCTTTGGATGTACCAGCAATAGTTGCTTTTGATCCAGAAGATGAAACAAAAAAAATAGAAAGAAAAGTTTCTGATACAGAACCATTTACGGCTTTGGCGTTTAAAGTTGCAACTGATCCATTTGTAGGAAAATTAGTTTATTTTAGAGTTTATGCTGGAACTTTGACAGCTGGTTCTTACATTTTGAATTCATCAACTGACAATAAAGAAAGAGTTGGTAGAATTGTTCGTATGCATGCAAATAAAAGAGAAGAAGTAGAAGAAGTTTATGCTGGAGATATTGCAGCAATTGTTGGTTTGAAAGGAACAACTACTGGTGATACTTTATGTGATATGGAACATCCTGTAATGTTGGAAAAAATTACTTTTCCTGAACCAGTTATTTCTATTGCAATTGAGCCAAAAACAAAAGCTGATCAAGAAAAAATGTCTATGGCTTTGCGTGCTTTGTCTGAAGAAGATCCAACATTTAAAGTTCATACAGACGAAGAAACGATGCAAACAATTATTTCTGGTATGGGTGAATTGCACTTGGATGTTTTAGTTGATAGAATGAAAAGAGAATTTAAAGTTGAAGCTAATATTGGAAATCCTCAAGTTGCTTATAAAGAAACTATTTTGGGTACTGCTGAAGCTGAAGGAAAATATATTAGACAATCAGGAGGTCATGGACAATATGGACATGTATGGTTAAGACTAGAGCCAAATGAAAGAAATAAAGGCTTCGAATTTATTAACGAAATTAAAGGTGGCGTAATTCCTCAAGAATTTATTCCAGCTGTTGGCAAAGGTTGTAAAGAAGCTTTGACTGAAGGCGTTATTGCTTCCTATCCAGTAATTGATATTAAGGCAACATTATATGATGGATCTTTCCATGATGTTGATTCCTCTGAAGCTGCTTTCAAAATTGCTGCATCTATGGCAATGAAAGAAGGCGAGAGAAGAGCAAAACCAATTTTACTTGAACCAATAATGAAAATTGAAGCAATGATGCCAGCTGAATTTATGGGTGATATTGTTGGAGATTTAAATTCAAAAAGAGCTCAAATTCAAAATATGGAAGACAGAGATAATTTAAAAATTATTTCTGCTATGGTTCCATTGGCTTCGATGTTTGGATATGTAACAACAATTAGATCTATTACTTCTGGTCGTGGAAATTTCGTGATGGAATTTGATCATTATGAACAAGTTCCAAAAAATGTTGAATTGCAAATAGTCGAGGGACGTGTTGGTAAAAAATAA